From one Thermatribacter velox genomic stretch:
- a CDS encoding SagB/ThcOx family dehydrogenase, with protein sequence MGVKIIILIFAFLGVFGVLKPAWGEERIPLPAPRERGQYSLEEVLIKRRSVRSFSNKALTLEELSQLLFAAQGITEKRYGFRTAPSAGALYPLEVYVVVGEVEGIPEGVYHYLPREHALEMVLPGDKREDLFRSALYQEAIKEAPVTIVICAVYERTTRKYGERGIRYVHMEAGHAGQNIYLQAEALDLGTVAIGAFYDEAVARVLDLPKDIVPLYLFPVGKR encoded by the coding sequence ATGGGCGTGAAAATAATAATTCTCATTTTTGCTTTTCTGGGAGTGTTTGGTGTGCTAAAGCCAGCCTGGGGAGAAGAAAGGATTCCCCTGCCTGCACCCAGAGAGCGTGGCCAATACTCCCTGGAAGAAGTTCTCATCAAGCGACGCTCGGTGCGCTCTTTCAGCAATAAAGCACTCACCCTGGAGGAGCTTTCTCAACTTCTTTTCGCTGCTCAAGGAATTACCGAGAAAAGATATGGCTTTCGGACTGCACCTTCAGCAGGGGCTCTCTATCCGCTTGAGGTGTATGTGGTGGTTGGGGAAGTGGAAGGGATTCCTGAAGGGGTGTACCACTATTTACCCCGAGAACATGCACTGGAGATGGTCCTTCCAGGCGATAAAAGGGAGGACCTTTTTCGCTCAGCGCTCTATCAGGAAGCGATAAAAGAGGCACCGGTTACCATCGTCATCTGTGCGGTGTACGAGCGGACCACTCGCAAGTACGGGGAACGTGGCATCCGCTATGTCCATATGGAAGCAGGGCATGCGGGCCAGAATATTTACTTACAGGCCGAAGCTCTGGACCTTGGCACTGTGGCCATCGGAGCTTTTTATGATGAAGCAGTAGCCCGGGTGCTTGATCTTCCAAAAGATATAGTTCCTCTTTATCTTTTCCCGGTTGGGAAACGCTAA